In Plasmodium vinckei vinckei genome assembly, chromosome: PVVCY_13, a single genomic region encodes these proteins:
- a CDS encoding 1-deoxy-D-xylulose 5-phosphate reductoisomerase, putative — protein sequence MKTLINWRTHLLLFFIAILFLHNSKGVHIKKAYIINYNYSSSPNGKTNTTIKNDSRNRLKSRRKGNLNYAFENETNNITTQVKPINVAVLGSTGSIGTNTLDIIRECNKIEKQFNVEALYVNKNVQGIYEQAKEFLPKYVCIHDPSKYEELKKLLENIKNYNPIILIGDEGMKEICSSNEIDKIVIGIDSFQCVYSTIYAIKNNKTIALANKESIVSAGFFLKKLLTVHKNSTIIPVDSEHNAIFQCLNNNILLKSKCLQENFSKLNKINKIFLCSSGGPFQNLSIDELKNVTSEKALKHPKWNMGKKISIDSATMMNKGLEVIEAHFLFDIDYNDIEILVHKECIMHSCVEFLDKSVISQMYYPDIRVQIINALTWPNRISTNLKSLNFEEVSPLTFYKPSLEHFPCIKLAYHAGRKSNFFPTVLNAANEVANNLFLNNKIKYFDIPAIISQVLELFNPQQISETPEDLMKQILDIHNWSKQKAMDIYNKKISS from the coding sequence taattatagtaGTAGCCCAAATGGGAAAACAAATACGACCATAAAGAATGATAGCAGAAATAGATTAAAAAGTAGAAGAAAAGGGAACCTAAATTATGCATTCGAAAATGAaactaataatataactaCACAAGTTAAGCCAATAAATGTTGCTGTTTTGGGGAGTACTGGGAGTATAGGAACTAACACCCTTGATATTATACGAGAATGcaataaaatagaaaaacaatttaatgTTGAAGCATtatatgttaataaaaatgttcaaGGAATATATGAGCAAGCTAAAGAATTTTTACCAAAATATGTGTGTATACATGATCCAAGTAAATATGAAgaactaaaaaaattattagaaaatattaaaaattataatccaataatattaataggTGATGAAGGTATGAAAGAAATATGTAGTAGTAATGAAATAGATAAAATAGTTATTGGTATTGATTCATTTCAATGTGTATATTCAACAATATATGcaatcaaaaataataaaactattGCATTAGCAAATAAGGAATCTATTGTATCTGCTGGatttttcttaaaaaaattattaactgttcataaaaattcGACAATAATACCTGTAGATTCTGAACATAATGCAATATTCCaatgtttaaataataatatattattaaaatcaaAATGTTTACAAGAAAATTTTTCTAaactaaataaaataaataaaatatttttatgttcaTCTGGTGGACCATTTCAAAACTTATCAATAGATGaactaaaaaatgtaacatCAGAAAAAGCATTAAAACATCCAAAATGGAATatgggaaaaaaaatatcaatagATTCAGCTACGATGATGAATAAAGGATTAGAAGTAATAGAAgctcattttctttttgatATTGATTATAATGATATTGAAATACTTGTACATAAAGAATGTATAATGCATTCATGTGTAGAATTTTTAGATAAATCTGTTATATCACAAATGTATTATCCAGACATAAGAgttcaaattataaatgcATTAACATGGCCTAATAGAATAAgtacaaatttaaaatcCTTAAATTTTGAAGAAGTATCACCTCTTACTTTTTATAAGCCATCATTAGAACATTTTCCATGTATTAAATTGGCTTATCATGCCGGTCGGAAATCAAATTTCTTCCCAACAGTTCTTAATGCAGCTAATGAAGTTGCTAATAACCTCTTcctaaataataaaattaaatattttgatatcCCAGCTATTATTTCACAAGTTttagaattatttaatCCTCAACAAATTTCTGAAACACCAGAAGATCTTATGAAACAAATTTTGGACATACACAATTGGTCCAAACAAAAAGCcatggatatatataataaaaaaataagttcttaa
- a CDS encoding 50S ribosomal protein L22, apicoplast, putative yields MNSLVTIVIVVIVQIVFNKEILGYSFINNNNRFLNCIKYGSNRMEKTILHHKIRYKPILMLNKIPEIEEKNKIKDGITNGCNSTISNTSEINDSSNNKDNENNSNFVYDNMDLFVDDGLQLKQWYSGDKVRKKWEEKHIENVKNNYEKVLLNNKYNELFNMYRNIKKNNVENHKKRVKTNRINPVIYIKKRLVSATAKYLRMSFIKTRKILWKIRYMPIIKAFAFLYYYGSNKYTVSIYKCIKSCLHNAICKYGKNNIKPIFHTLQANMGGYTKKINIRAKGKTDIIREPHTHIRVVLEV; encoded by the coding sequence ATGAATAGTTTAGTGACAATAGTTATAGTGGTTATTGTTCAGATTGTTTTTAATAAGGAAATATTAGGTTACAgctttattaataataacaacagatttttaaattgtattAAATATGGAAGTAATAGAATGGAGAAAACAATATTACACCACAAAATAAGGTATAAGCCAATTCTAatgttaaataaaataccaGAAAtcgaagaaaaaaacaaaataaaagatggCATAACAAATGGTTGTAATAGTACCATTAGTAATACTAGCGAAATTAATGACAGTAGCAATAATAAAgacaatgaaaataattccaattttgtatatgataatatgGACTTATTTGTCGATGATGGTCTTCAATTAAAACAATGGTATTCAGGAGATAAagtaagaaaaaaatgggaagaaaaacatattgaaaatgttaaaaataattatgaaaaagttttattaaataataaatataatgaactatttaatatgtatagaaatattaaaaaaaataatgtagaaAACCATAAAAAAAGAGTTAAAACAAATAGAATAAATccagttatatatattaaaaaaagattaGTATCAGCTACAGCTAAATATTTAAGAATGtcatttattaaaactAGAAAAATTTTATGGAAAATTAGATATATGCCTATAATTAAAGcttttgcatttttatattattatggaagtaataaatatacagtaagtatatataaatgtatcaAATCATGTCTTCATAATGCTATTTgtaaatatggaaaaaataatattaaaccTATTTTTCATACTCTTCAAGCTAATATGGGAGGttatactaaaaaaattaatattagaGCAAAAGGGAAGACTGATATTATTCGAGAGCCTCATACACACATTCGTGTTGTTCTAGAGGTATAG
- a CDS encoding DNA/RNA-binding protein KIN17, putative, with protein MPRAEPGTPKWLANKMKAKGLQKLKWYCQMCEKQCRDENGFKCHRLSETHQRQMQIFCQDANKFMDEYSSMFEKEFMRLMKTKYCRARILANTVYTNMISDKTHIHMNATVWVTLTDFVLYLGKTGKCKIEQTERGWYLEYIDREKIEREKAFNKKKKIEYSYEEMKEKKINEVIEEAKKTGQFIESEYTGIEKKNDEKIVISSVKAASTNTATAHNDGIPKSNIFLDILKQNKIKSANDQLKAESIKKEEALSKDKSQNKKRPMSSLELLIMENEEKKKLKNLLPNLNKNINDNNSKVENTNSITNHINENHDKKKKDKNNEDYDIWITKNIMVKIVDKNHKYYKSKGVITSISSNEKNKCEIKIKNTSTYTSAYQKQIQTVIPQIGRTVLILNGRYKGLKGKLKKISEDEDYVVVSVFRKNSDEIISEERMLFDDISKFQEE; from the exons atgccaCGTGCCGAGCCAGGAACACCAAAATGGCTAGCTAATAAAATGAAGGCTAAAGGCCttcaaaaattaaagtGGTATTGCCAAATGTGTGAAAAACAATGTAGAGATGAAAATGGATTTAAATGCCATAGATTATCAGAAACCCATCAAAGACAAATGCAAATTTTTTGTCAAGATgctaataaatttatggaTGAATATTCTTCAATGTTTGAAAAAGAATTTATGCGACtaatgaaaacaaaatattgcCGAGCAAGAATTTTAGCAAATACCgtttatacaaatatgaTAAGTGATAAGacacatatacatatgaatGCGACAGTATGGGTTACCTTAACagattttgttttatatttaggTAAAACGGGAAAATGCAAGATTGAGCAAACAGAACGAGGTTGGTATTTGGAATATATAGATAGggaaaaaattgaaagagaaaaagcatttaataaaaaaaaaaaaatcgagTATTCATATGAAGAgatgaaagaaaaaaaaattaatgaagtTATTGAAGAAGCTAAAAAAACAGGTCAATTTATTGAATCAGAATATACAggtatagaaaaaaaaaatgacgaAAAAATTGTCATATCATCAGTGAAAGCAGCAAGCACTAATACTGCTACTGCTCATAATGATGGAATCCCTAAATCGAATATTTTCTTggatatattaaaacaaaataaaataaaaagtgcAAATGATCAGTTAAAAGCAGAAAGCATTAAAAAGGAAGAAGCTTTATCAAAAGATAAATcacaaaacaaaaaaagacCCATGTCATCATTGGAATTACTTATCATGGAAAacgaagaaaaaaaaaaactaaaaaatttacttccaaatttaaacaaaaatattaatgataataattcaaaagTAGAGAATACAAACTCTATAACCaatcatataaatgaaaatcatgacaaaaagaaaaaagataaaaataatgaagattatgatatatggattactaaaaatattatggtTAAAATAGTTGATAaaaatcataaatattataaaagtaAAGGAGTTATCACTTCAATATcatcaaatgaaaaaaataaatgtgaaataaaaataaaaaacacaaGCACATATACATCAGCTTATCAAAAGCAAATACAAACAGTTATACCACAAATTGGGCGAACCGTTTTAATTCTTAATGGACGATATAAAGGACTAAAGgggaaattaaaaaag aTTTCCGAGGATGAGGATTACGTTGTTGTTTCCGTTTTTCGCAAAAACTCAG ATGAAATAATTTCAGAGGAGCGTATGCTATTTGATGACATTAGTAAATTTCAGGAAGAATGA